In Desulfovibrio sp. Fe33, the genomic window AAATTCGGGTCGTAAGGCGCGATGAACGGGGCGAAGACGGCGCCGATGGACATGACGCCGACGATGAGCGTGCCGATCAGGAGCAGGGCGTGTCGCGCCCACGGCGGGACGCGTTTGAGCGGGCGGCGCTTCATCGGCTTCCTCCCTTGCCCAAGCGGATGCGCGGGTCGGCCAGGCCGTAGCCCACGTCGGCGAGCAGGTTGCCCGCCAGGGTCAAGACCGCGCCGAATACCAGGCTGCCCATTATCAGGGGGTAATCCCGGGCCATGACCGCCTGATAGAAAAGTTGTCCCAGGCCGGGCAGGGCGAAGATGGACTCGATGATGACCGAGCCGCCGATGAGGGCCGGGACCGACAGGCCGAGGATGGTGATGACCGGCATGAGCGCGTTGCGCAAGGCGTGCTTGAACAGGACGACCCGGCTGGGCAGCCCCTTGGCCCTCGCCGTCATGATGTAGTCCTGGCGCAGGACTTCGAGCATGGAGGAGCGCATGAACCGGGACATGCCCGCCCACGAGCCCGAAGTATAAATGAAGATGGGGAGGATCAGATGTTTGGTCACGTCCCACCACTGCTCCGGGCCGGACATGGATTCGAAGCCCATGGAGGTCAGCCCCGAGATGGGCAGAATCGGCCAGGCGATGCCGAGCCAGAGCATGAGCAGGAGCGCCAGCCAGAAACCGGGCATGGCGAATCCGATGAAGACGATGACAGTGGAAATCTTGTCGAAGGCGCCGCCCCGCCACCAGGCGGCGGCCACGCCTATGGGCACGGCGATGAGAAGGGTCAGGATCATGGAGGCCACGTTCATGCCGAAGGTGAGCGGCAGCCGTTCACGAATCTTGTCCCAGACGGGCCTGTGGTCGCCGGACATGGATTGGCCGAAGTCGAGATGGACAAGCCGGTTGAGCCAGTTCACGTATTGCACGTGCAGCGGCTGGTCGAGGCCGTAGAGCTTTTCGAGCTGCAACCGCGCCTCCACGCCCGCCTCGGGATTCAGCGTGGTCTGCAAATCCGTGGGCGACCCCGGAGCCAGATGAATGACCCAGAAACTGATGACCGTGATCCCCAGAAAGACCACGCATACCCACAACAGTTTGATGAATATTTTCTTGAGGACCTGCCCCATGGATTCTCCCAATGATTCCAACAGTCCTCATTTCTTACTGCAAGACCGCTCCCGAATCAATCAACAAGAGATTTCCATAATTTTTCCGGTTGACATCCATACGCCCCTTGGATAAATACCCCTCCACCCAACGACGTGGGGCTGTAGCTCAGTTGGGAGAGCGCTTGAATGGCATTCAAGAGGTCGTGGGTTCGATTCCCTCCAGCTCCACCAATGATTATAAAGGCTTAGAAGGTTTTCCTTCTAAGCTTTTTTTCGTGGAATATACAAAAGAGTATACAAATTGAATTGGGGTGATTTTCAAAGCTAATAGGCGTAAGTCCTACGCGGGCCGGGAGTTTGGGCCTCGCCCGCTTTGCCTCCCAGAGAACTAGAACATAACTCATTTAGCTCAATCTATTTTTTGAATTGATTCATAGGTTGTTGATTGTCACTACAAAGGTATATGGTTAATGGCGACTAATTATATTGTTTTAGACTCAACATGCTTTTTCAGCCAGCAACGGTTATTGTCATGCATAAATAACCCAACTGATGATGTGTTAGTCATGTTGTGTCATGCTAACGATCATGTTTGGTTTAAAAATCAGATTCAAGAATTTTCTATTGGAATGCACAAATTGTATCCACAGCTTGGGACTCCATCTGTGCGAGACTTGGTGTCTTTGAAAAGTCCTGTTGCACGTGTGATTCTTAAGGAAGAAGAAAAAGTTTATAAAACGATTGGTTACTTAAAAGAGCAAGGTCTGTTGAAGGTAATCGATTTTGATGGACTTTATGAGCCTCTAGAACCTCTAAGACGGTGTTTTGGCGACGCTGAACTTCTTGATTTTGTCGAAAGTGACGAACTCATAAGAGCCGTCTACTTTGACACCAAACCTTGTGATATAATAGATCGTTTTGCGTACAAAGTTGAAGAGAGAATGATAGAAGTGAGTGTGCGCAATCTGAAGATAAAGGCTTTGTCGTTGCCTAGGGATAAGCAAGAAGAGTTGAAAACAGTCAATGCTGATTTGGATGCAGTTGCATATGGAATTGCAAATAAGATTCCTTACAAATCATATAACGAAAAAATTGAAGATGGGACTTTGGCTCGTCTCATAGGGCATAACAAGGTAGATTTACTGTCATATGTTATGGAGTTCCCGTCTGATATATCAGAGAATGATTTGACAGAATACCTTTGCGATCCAGATGGATATATACAAAGTAAATCAAAATCTAATACAAAATTGGTTTGTAAATTAGCTGTTTCTGGCACAAACACAGCTCTTAATTTTGTGCCAGGCATAGGTCAGATTAAAGCAGGAATTGAAGGTGTACAGGATTTAGTGAAGATCTATAACGAGCATAAAAAAATGGAGGAACTTGCACTTATTCAAAATATGGGGAGGATGAATAAGGCCGCTAAAACTGTTATTGATTGTTTTAATGAGTACCGTATGAATCCCATTAAACACACTAGAGATATGTGATAAAGTGATGTGTTTAGAATTTACAAATGGGATTAAATAAGGTCCATTCGGTTAAAGCGTACTTGGATTCATGAATGCCCATGATCCTGAGCTTGAAAAACTCCGTATTCCGGTAACCGTTGCCTTCCGTTTCAGCGTTTTGATTTTGTTGTTTGTTTCTTCGATTGGTCCTGAATTAGGTGGACACCATACCAATTCAATGAATAACCCACCATATTATCCTATGGAATTCATCTGAGTTGATACTGAGTCCGATTCTGGCTATCTGTGAGGACTCCCTCACCATCCAACGAGACGAGACCAGGAATATGCCTTACATCGGATGTACTCAAAAGCTCTTAAATGAGATCAAGCCAGCACAAATCCTAGAGCCTATCAGTCAACGCGGGCTACAAGGTTGGCATGGCAACATCTTCCGATTCTTCCGTAGAAAATCCGTTCTTTTGGTCAACGATGAAACCCGGTTTGCCGTGTTCATGCCTGGATTGGTCAAGAAGGACTTCATGGACTTCGATAAGGTATTAATCAAATATTTCGAGATAGCTCTTCAGGGCATTGGGGCAACTTCAGCTCAAATAGCCCAAGCCAAATTGCTGCTTGGGCTATTCTCTTATGGCAAGACCCATAGTCGAAGTGTCCTTGGAACGATGAACGATATGAAGTTCAACATGGAGTACATGCTGAAAAATCGTCTTGGTCATTTACCGAGGACTCGTAGTGAGATCCAATGGATTTCGGGGTTGCTCAACGAAACACCCTATAGCGGCAAAGACATTGCTGGCTGTGTGTTTGCTGAGAGGGATATGTTGCGACTGATAGATGGAGCAGAGAAGTCGTGAGATGGGTTTTTGTCAGGCTAGAAGCCCAGTTGTCTCGGTAATTTCTCGGAAAATTCGCGGGAAGTAAGCTGAAAATATTGAAAAATGATCGCTTGGTTGCTTTTGGTCAACTACCCGTTAGGCGAGTAAATACGACAGGTCATATTCTTCGAGAATTGGCATCAGTGAATCAATTACTTCTCCTGAATTAATGGCTAGGCTGGCGAACTCGGCTACCCGAGTAAGCTCTTTTTTTAGCAGCGATCTTTCGTATTTGTTCGTTTCTTCGCTTGGATTAGGGAGTTTGACTATGAAGTCGTATATCTCAGCAAAATTTTTACCATGAGCCTTTCTTAAGATACGCCCCCTACGCTGTACCTGCTGGCGTGGATTTGTGCTGCTCGCCAAGATGTATGCTGTTCTGCAAGCCGGGACGTCGATGCCTTCATCAAGACACCTGATAGCGACTAAAGAGTCTATGACTCCAATTCTAAAATGGTTAAGCAATTGGCTTCTTGTCCAGTTTGGTTCATATGACGTAAAGCGCGATGTGCGCCAACCGTTCTTATATAGAAGCTCTGAGAGTTGCTCTATTTGGCGGTTCTCTTCGCCGGTTACTTCGTCTTCCACGGTCCCATCTCCGCAGTAGAAAAGGGAAAAGGGAGCGGCTGAGCCTTGTCCTTGGATAAGTTGTTCTAATTCTACAAATTTATTTTTTGCACTGCCTATGATCCGAGCACGTTGAAGTAAAAGGGACTGAAGCCTTTTCTCTTCTTTATCTTTCTTGTTTTTTTGTGAGAATAATTGTGCGATTTGAACGCTAACGTCCAGATATTTTTCCGTTTCGACCTCTGTAAATTCGACAGGTATCACGTGATACTTATATGGGGTAAGCACTTTGTCGCTTAGTGCCTGTTCCAACGTGTATTGGTATACTGAGTCGCTGTAATATTCAGTAAGCCTGGTATTGGCATCAAGATTCATGTGGTGCCAAGGTGTTGCGGATAGTCCTAGGCGAAGTCTCGCGTGTTTAGGTAAGCTCCCAAATGTGGAGGAAGACGAGTGATGGTGGCATTCATCACCAATGAACAACATGCTATCACCTGGCACATCATTTATCAGCCTTTGAAACACCTCAGTTGAAAGCGTTCGATTAACAACAACAGCGCATAGAAAGCTAACTGATCCTGTATTGAAAAGCGTTACTAGTTCACTAAAGCGTTGATGCCATTGAGAGCGACCACCATAGCATTTGTGGGCATGGATATTGAATTGCTTAAGATCCTGGATCCATTGGTCAGCTAGGTTTTGGTATGGAACTGCGATGATGCAAAACAGCCTGTGGGTTGCTTGGTAGGTCCTGACTGCTCCTGTTATGGCAGTCACAGTTTTACCCGCACCCGTAGCTAACTCAAGAATTCCTCTAAAATCATTCCCTTTCCACGCATACAGAGCTTCCCTTTGGTGCTTGTATAGATCAAATGGATTTCCTTTAAAAAATTTGGGGATAACCGGCTCAGTGTTGAACTTTGGAGATATGTCTTCCTCAATACTGGGAGGTAGAGAAGCAAGCTCTACTTCTTCATTAACGAAAAATGGTCGAGCATGTTTAGATATTTTGATTAAGTTGTCTCGCAAAGCGTCCGGGAAAGGGGCAACGTATACATTCTTAGTTTTGCCTTCCCATAAGCGTTCAAACCCGTCTAGGTATGGCTTAAAGTGATCTTCTAGCTCTGGCCGCCAAGAAGAAAATACGTTAATCGATTCAAAGTTATACTCTGGAAGGAGAGCAAACCGTGTTTCGTTTGCAGAACCTTGAAAGATGAGTTTGTTATCTTCTCTATCCGTTAAGATACCAATCTTCTCGTGATACATCCCAATTGGTTTATATGCGATTTTTACGTCTAGTCGATCTGAGGCCACTAGCAATGATAGTGCTTCAAGCCTTTTTTTGAAAAGATTATCGACTATTGAATCTATCTCCTTGACGATCATCTCTCCAAAGGCGTCTCCAAGATTTTTGACATTGTAGCCAGTCTCTATTGCCTCCATGTCTTCCAGGCTTAATTCTCCACCGACTACCAATCGCATTCGTCCGCCATTTTCAAGAAGGGCAGAGATCCCCTGAGCTGCTGAGAATAGTGAGGCGGCAGAAAAAAAACCAACTGCCCTGTCATAACTGATGGAGTGGGCAAGTGTTGGTAGATAGAAGTCTTCTAATATGTTGCAGCTGTCGGACCTGTATACAGCTTTTATTCCTAATTGTTTAAACATTAGAATTCGACTGATTCTGAAACGTCATCTATAGTGCTTGCTGCACGTTCATCAATGTAGCCAAGTGTTGCAAGGCCATT contains:
- a CDS encoding DEAD/DEAH box helicase family protein, translated to MFKQLGIKAVYRSDSCNILEDFYLPTLAHSISYDRAVGFFSAASLFSAAQGISALLENGGRMRLVVGGELSLEDMEAIETGYNVKNLGDAFGEMIVKEIDSIVDNLFKKRLEALSLLVASDRLDVKIAYKPIGMYHEKIGILTDREDNKLIFQGSANETRFALLPEYNFESINVFSSWRPELEDHFKPYLDGFERLWEGKTKNVYVAPFPDALRDNLIKISKHARPFFVNEEVELASLPPSIEEDISPKFNTEPVIPKFFKGNPFDLYKHQREALYAWKGNDFRGILELATGAGKTVTAITGAVRTYQATHRLFCIIAVPYQNLADQWIQDLKQFNIHAHKCYGGRSQWHQRFSELVTLFNTGSVSFLCAVVVNRTLSTEVFQRLINDVPGDSMLFIGDECHHHSSSSTFGSLPKHARLRLGLSATPWHHMNLDANTRLTEYYSDSVYQYTLEQALSDKVLTPYKYHVIPVEFTEVETEKYLDVSVQIAQLFSQKNKKDKEEKRLQSLLLQRARIIGSAKNKFVELEQLIQGQGSAAPFSLFYCGDGTVEDEVTGEENRQIEQLSELLYKNGWRTSRFTSYEPNWTRSQLLNHFRIGVIDSLVAIRCLDEGIDVPACRTAYILASSTNPRQQVQRRGRILRKAHGKNFAEIYDFIVKLPNPSEETNKYERSLLKKELTRVAEFASLAINSGEVIDSLMPILEEYDLSYLLA
- a CDS encoding DUF6933 domain-containing protein, with amino-acid sequence MPYIGCTQKLLNEIKPAQILEPISQRGLQGWHGNIFRFFRRKSVLLVNDETRFAVFMPGLVKKDFMDFDKVLIKYFEIALQGIGATSAQIAQAKLLLGLFSYGKTHSRSVLGTMNDMKFNMEYMLKNRLGHLPRTRSEIQWISGLLNETPYSGKDIAGCVFAERDMLRLIDGAEKS
- a CDS encoding ABC transporter permease, whose amino-acid sequence is MGQVLKKIFIKLLWVCVVFLGITVISFWVIHLAPGSPTDLQTTLNPEAGVEARLQLEKLYGLDQPLHVQYVNWLNRLVHLDFGQSMSGDHRPVWDKIRERLPLTFGMNVASMILTLLIAVPIGVAAAWWRGGAFDKISTVIVFIGFAMPGFWLALLLMLWLGIAWPILPISGLTSMGFESMSGPEQWWDVTKHLILPIFIYTSGSWAGMSRFMRSSMLEVLRQDYIMTARAKGLPSRVVLFKHALRNALMPVITILGLSVPALIGGSVIIESIFALPGLGQLFYQAVMARDYPLIMGSLVFGAVLTLAGNLLADVGYGLADPRIRLGKGGSR